Below is a window of Fibrobacter sp. UWB11 DNA.
GCTCTTGCTCTTCGGTTTCTCCTCCATCTCGGCTTACGGTGCCATGCTCGCTGGTTGGGCTTCCAAGTCCAAGTACAGCTTCTTGGGCGCTCTCCGTACGAGCTCCATGACCATCAGCTATGAAGTCTGCCTTGGTCTTTCGCTCATGGGCATTTTGCTCCTCGCCGGTTCCTTCAACCTCACGGACATCGTGCAGTGGCAGGAACATCACGTTTGGGGTATTGTTGCCCAGCCGGTGGCATTCTTCTGCTTCCTCATTGCAAGCATTGCTGAAACGGGCCGTGCTCCGTTCGACGTCGCTGAAGGTGAACCTGAACTCGTTGCCGGTTACCATACGGAATATGGTGCTATGCAGTTCGGTCTCTTCTACATGGGCGAATACTCGCACATCTGCATCAACAGCTTCCTTATTGCGACGCTGTTCCTCGGCGGTTATGCAGTTCCGTTCGTGACGACCGAAACGTTGCAGGAACACATGGGTGGCTCTCTTGCCATTCTCTGTGGCGTGCTCGCCTTTATCGCTCTTGCTTTCCTCCACATGATTTACCGCTATTCCCGCAAGCTCAAGGCGACAAACTTGACACACCGCTTTGAAGTTCTCCAGGAATACAAGCTTTACAAGATTGTGGCATGGGTTGCTGCCGCCGTGTTTATTGCTCTCGGTGTTGCTGCCTGGTTCTTCTATAATCCTGAAAACTTCGTGGTGAACGGCCTCGCTGTCGGTAGCTTTGCAACCGCAGTCGGTACGGCGCTCATCCACTTGCTCGTTCTTGTGGCAAAGAGCCTCATCTTCTGCTGGGTCTGGATTTGGGTCCGCTGGACGCTCCCGCGCTTCCGCTATGACCACGTGATGCATCTCGGCTGGAAGATTATCTTGAATATCGCCCTCATCAATCTCGTGGTGACTGCGGTCATTGCAAAACTCTTAGGGGGTAACTAATGCGCGTTATTAAGCAAAAACCGATGACCGTCATCGAACGCCTTTACATTTTCGAGGCGATTCGCGGTCTGTGGACAACTCTTAAGCATGCGGCTCGCGGTTTGTTCCGCTATGAAGAACTTCCGACGATTTCTTACCCGGAAGGTCAGCCCGAAGTTCGCAATACCTACCGTGCCAAGCATCGTTTGATGTTGCGCCCGGATGGTACGCCTCGCTGTGTCGCCTGCGGCATGTGCGCTGCGGCTTGCCCTGCTCACTGCATCTTCATCGAAGCAACGCAGAGTGATGACCCGCGTATCGAAAAGCGCGTGATGCGCTTTGACATCGACCACCTGACTTGCGTGTTCTGCGGCCTTTGCGCAGAAGCTTGCCCGGTCGATGCCCTCCGCATGGATACAAAGCAAATCATTTTCGAACACCGTTCCCGCGAAGATTTCGTGGCACATCTTTACGATCTCACCAACTGGGATCCGAAGGACTACCCGAATGACGAACAGAGCCAGATGGCTCCGGGCGGTACAAAGAATGCCGAGGCCCGCAAGGTCTGGGGCATGGAGGTCAAATAATGCTTGCATTGATTTATTTCATTGTCCTCGCAGTGATCGCAGTCGGCAGCGCCGTTTGCGTGCTCCTCTCTAGACACCCGCTTTATGGCGCCCTCTCGTTGGTCGCTTCGATGGTGTCGCTGGCTGGTATTTACGGCCTTCTCGGAAGCCCGTTCCTCGGCGTGGTTCAAATCATGGTCTATGCCGGTGCAATCATGATGCTCCTTACGTTCGTGATTATGGTGCTGAACGGTGCTCGCGACTCCCACACGCCGATGTTTGACAAGGTTTCGCTCTTTGTGATTCCTGCAGTCATCGTGCTTGCCGGTCTCGTGGGCTTTGCCCTTGTCCGCTCTCCGATTGCTTTCGATGCAGCAACGATTCGCGGTTCTGTGGCAATCACTTCCAAGACTCTTTTTGATGTAGCTCAGACGGGCCCGGGTTACTTCGTGCTTTTCGAAGTTCTCGGTGTTCTTCTGCTTTCTGCCATGGGTGCCGCAGTGCTTCTTGCCAAGAAGCGTCTGGGTTCTGTGGTTTCCGAAAAAAAGGAGGGTAATCACTAATGGAACTCCAAGCTATATATGTACAGATTTTGGCCTTGGTCATTTTTGCCATTGGCCTCATGGTCGCGGTTTCCCGCCGCAATGTGTTCTTTGTGCTGATGGGCGTTGAACTTGCCCTGAACGCCGTGAACCTTTCGTTCGTGGGCTTTGCTAAGACTCTGCCTGCGGATGCAAGCATTGTGGGCCAGATTGTTCCGCTGTTCTCCATCGCAGTCGCCGCTGCCGAAGCTTGTGTCGGCCTTGCAATGGTCATCCTCATTTTCCGCAACCGTGAAAGCATTGATGCCGACACGTATTCTAACATGAAGGGGTAATAAGCAATGATTTCTCTTGGTTTGATACCTCTTTTCCCGCTGTTGGGATGCATTATCCTCGGTGCTATTGCTGTTATTTCTTCGGGTAGCCGTAGGGGTCCTGCAGAAGGTTTCGTTGGAACGCTCGCAGTTCTTTTCCCGGCTCTCTCGTTTGCGGGTGTTGCTTTGCTCGCGCTCAACATGCCGGAAGCAGGCATTCGCGAAACGCTCTGCAACTGGATTGACATCCCGATGTTCCGCGTGGATATCGGATTCCTCTACGATGGTCTTTCCCGCATTATGCTCTTGTTCGTGACGGGCATCGGTACGCTCATCACGCTTTACTCGATTGGTTACATGCACGGCGACCGCGGCTTTGCCCGTTACTTCGCCTACATCAACCTCTTCTTGTTCAGCATGATCGTGCTTGTGCTTTCGGATAACTTGCTCCTTACGTTCCTCGGTTGGGAAGGCGTGGGCCTCTGCTCTTACCTCCTCATCGGTTTCTGGAACAAGGATATCAAGAACTGCAAGGCTGCAAACAAGGCTTTCATCGTGAACCGCGTGGGTGATATCGGATTCTTGCTTGGTATGCTCTGCCTCGTGACGATCGGTGGTTCTGCTATCCTCAACTACGATGTGCTTTCGAACTTCATTAGCATGGTCATCAGCGGTAACCACGTTGAATTGGTTATTCCGGCTCTTTCTATCGCTGGCATCCTGTTCTTCGTCGGTTGCACGGGTAAGTCCGCTCAGATTCCGCTCCTCACTTGGCTCCCGGATGCTATGGCGGGTCCGACTCCGGTTTCTGCTTTGATCCATGCCGCAACGATGGTGACTTCTGGCGTTTATTTGCTCGCTCGTCTCGGTAGCATGTTTGCCCTCCTCCCGGTGGTGCTCGACATTATCGTGGTGGTCGGTATGCTCACTGCTTTCTGGGCTGCTGTTGCTGGACTTTTCCAGAACGACATCAAGAAGGTGCTTGCTTATTCTACCATCAGCCAGCTTGGTTACATGTTCATGGCTTCTGGTGTTTGCGCCTTTGACGCTTCTATCTTCCACGTGTTTACGCATGCCTTCTTCAAGGCAGCGCTCTTCCTCGGTGCAGGTGCCGTGATTCACGCCCTCGCCGGTGAACAGGACATGCGCAAGATGGGTGGCCTCTTGAAGAAGACTCCGGTGACCGCTTGCGTGATGATTTTCGCGTTCCTTGCCATTGTCGGTTTCCCGGGCTTTGCCGGTTTCTGGTCCAAGGACTTGATTCTTGAACGCTTGTTCATGAACTGCTCGATGGTAATTCCGGGCTTTACGGTCTTCGGTCATGAAATCCCGACAATTCCGCTGAACGGTGTTGTTTATGCCATTGGCCTTGCAACCGCAGTGATTACTGCTGTGTACATGGGTCGCCTCATTATCCTTACGTTCTTCGGTAGCTACCGCGGTTCTAAGGAAAGTGAAGAGCACATTCACGAAGCTCCGGCTGTCATGCTTATTCCGATGGTGATTCTCGCTTTCGGTGCCGTATTTGCCGGTTACTTCTGGGCCGATTCTATTGGCATCAAGTTCTTTGCCGAAACGCTTGCTCCGGTTGTGGGTGCCGCTCAGGCTTACAACACTCCGGCTGTAATTGCTCATGTGAACCCGGTTATCTTTGCTGCTCTCGGTACGTTTGCGGCTCTTGCCGGTATGTTCATTGCATACAAGATTTATGCTAATGCTCGTATTCCGGCTGCCAAGGGCTCTTCTGCTCCGGAAGGTGGCAAGGCTACTTGGACGTTCCTGTTCGATTCCATTCACAAGTATGTTGGCATTATTCCGGTCAATGTGCTTGCATGGATTTGCGATGTGGTCGTCGACAAGATTCTTGCCGCAGCCCAGTGGACTGTCGGTGCGATTGCATCGATTATCGGTGACGGTGCTGCATCGTTCCAGGTTCGCAAGGTGCGTCTCCAGATTGCGCTTAGCATTTTGGGCTTGGCTGTGCTATTAATTGTAGTTCAAAGCGACGATCTTGCTCCTGTGCTTTCGAACTTGATTGAAAAGTACATAGAGCCTGTGTTCAATTTTGTGAAAAAAATTGTAGTGTTTATCGTAAAATATACTGTTTGGAGGGTAATCTAATGCTTTTACATCTCCTTGTCATCGCTCCTTTTGTTGCCGCCATCCTCATGGTGATGACATCCAAGGAAGATTCCAAGTCTTCTTCCCGCCTTGCAATTTTGATGGGAATCATCTTTGCTGCGATGTCTGTCGCTCTCGTTGCTAACGGTAGCATTACAACGGAACCTGTTGAATGGTTCCATATCCCTGGTTGCAAGGGACCTATTTACTACTACTTTACTAGTCACGGACTTGCCTCATGGATGGTTTTCCTTTCTTGTGGCCTTTCGCTCGTGGCTTTGATATCTGCACGCAAGATTACTTGCAGAAGTTATCGCAACTTTGCAATCGGCATCTTCTCGTTGATGGGCGCCATGAACGGCACCTTCCTTGCTGCAGATGCTGTGCTCTTCTTCTTCTTCTTTGAAGCCATGGTGATTCCGGCTGCAATTTTGATTGCCGGTTACGGTGGCAAGGACAGAATGAAGGCTGCGATGACGTTTGCAATTTACACGTTGGTGGGCTCTGCTCCGATGATGGTTGCTCTTTGGTACATCTTGACGGTTGCAGAAAACTCGACGCTTATTTCTCTTGCTGTTGCTGTCCAGGGACTTCCTGAAGGAACTCAGAACATACTTCTCGTATGCTTCCTCCTCGCTTTCCTCGTGAAGACTCCGATTTTCCCGTTCCACGGCTGGCAGGCGATTACATACGCTGAAGCTCCGGCTCCGCTTTCTGCAATCCTCACGGGTGCAATGAGTAAGGCTGGCGTGTTTGGCTTTATCGTCTGGATTCTCCCGATTTTCCCGCTTTCGATGGATAGGGTCGCATGCTTGATGTGGCTTGGCCTTTTCACGGCAGTTTATGGCGCTCTCATGGCTCTCCGCGCAACGGATGGCAAGAAACTCCTTGCTTTCAGCTCCATGGGGCACCTTGGCCTTGCTGTGGCTGGTGTGTTTAGCCTTTCCGAAGCAATGCTTCCGGCTGTGCTTGTGTTGCTCGTCGCTCACGGCATTTCTGCTGGCGCCCAGTTCTTCCTCATGGGAATTGCAGAACGCATGGCCGGTACGCGCGAACTCGACAAGCTCGGTGGCCTTTCTTCTACGAATCCGGTATTCGGTACGTTGTTTGGCTTTGCTGGTGTGATGGCTCTCGCTGTTCCTGGTACGGCTGGCTTCGTCGGTGAATTCTCCGTGCTCCTTGCCCTTTGGGACATGGGCCCGCTCCCGGCTCTCGTGGCAGGCTTCACGCTGATTCTTTCCGCTGCTTACATGCTCCGCTTTATCCAGAAGGTTATCTTCGGTAAGGCCTCTAGCGAATACGATAATGAACGTCGCACGACTCTTCTCGAAGGTACTTCGATTGGCGTTATGCTTTTGCTCCTCCTCGTGTTCGGTTTCCATCCGGCATTTGTGTCTGATTCTCTTAATGAAACTGAATCGACCGAAGATCCGGCTGCAGTACAGGTGCTTAACGATGCCGCTCTCAATAATGGCGAAGCTCCGATGACCGCCGAAGAAATCCATCAGCTAGATTCGACTCTTGCAGCCGCCGGCTTCAAGGACGATGAACGCGCATCTATCATCGCCCAGATGAAGGGTGAAAACGGCTCTGAAGCTGCTGCAAAATCTGAAAATTCTGTAAAGGAGGCTTCCGATGCTGAATAATCTTGTTTACCTCTTGCCGGTTATCTTTGTGGTTCTGGGCGGCATGGTTGCTCTCGCTGCCGAACCGTTCTTTGATGACGAAAACAAGCACAAGGTGCTTCCGTGGGTTTCTGCGTTCTTCATTGCTTTGGGCGTTGTCGCTTTGTATTACGCCAAGACTGAAACGCTCTTGAGCCTCTACGCTATGGACCCGGTCCGCCGCGTGCTTTGCATGGCAATTCTCCTTTGCGCTTTCCTCGGCATTTCCGGGCTCCAGTGGACGCTTGGCCGTGAAAAGTTCAAGGGTGGTGAAGCTTATGGCCTTATGTTGCTTGCCACAAGTGGAGCCTTGCTCATGACACAGGCAATTGACTTTGTCGCTCTCTTCATTGCTATGGAACTCACGAGCTTCCCGATTTACGCTCTCGTGGGCATTCGCCGCAAGGACATCAATGCAAATGAAGGTGTGTTCAAGTACTTTGTCTCGGGTGCTGTTTTCAGTGCAATTTTCCTCTACGGTGTTTCGCTGATTTACGGTGCAACCGGTTCTACGCATTTCTGCGGTCACGTGCTTAGCGGTCGTGAAGCTATCTATAGCGTGGGCATGCTCTTTGTGATTGCAGGCCTTCTTTTCAAGGCTGGCGCAGCTCCGCTCCACTTCTGGGTGGCTGACGTCTATACGGGCGCCTCTGTGGCTGTGACTGGCTTTATGGCCGCTGTCGTGAAGGTCGGTGCTCTTGCCGCTCTCGGTACAGTCTGGGTCAGCGTTCTCGTGACTCGCTCCGGTGCTGAAGCTGTTTGGAACCTCGCTGAAAAGGTGACTATCGCAAATCCGTCCAAGCCGCTTTTCTACGTGATTGTGGTTGTGGCGCTCCTTTCCATGGTGATTGGCGCCTTTAGCGGCCTTGCTCAAAAGTCTGTACGTCGCATCTTGGCATTCTCTGCTGTGATGAACGCTGGCTTTATCGTGATTGGTCTCTTGGTTCCGAATTACCTCGGCAAGGGCGAAATCCAGATGGGCCCGATGTTCTACTTCCTCATCACATATGCTATTGCTTCTGCAGGCGCATTGACAGGTATCGCATACATGTCCGGTAGGGAAGATCACAAGGAAAATCTTGATGAGCTCCAAGGTGCTGGTCGCCGCCGTCCGTTCGTGGCGCTTGGCGTTGCTGTGTGCTTGGCTTCTCTCGCTGGCCTTCCGCCGGTTGCTGGTTTCCTTGCCAAGTTCACGTTGTTCACCGAAGCATTCAATGCTGACCTCGGCTGGCTTGCCGCTATTGGCTTTGGCCTCTCCTTGGTGGCTGCGGTTTATTACCTCCGCATTGCCTATGTGCTCTTTGCTCCGAAGAAGGATGAAGGTGAATCGAAGTGCTGCTGCGGCGAAGGTAAGTGCTGTGGCCAGTTCGAAGCAACCTATGTTTATCTGCTCCGCTTTGCCGTGGCTGTTGCCGCAATCTCGCTCCTCGTGATTAGCGTCCGTCCGGCACTTGCTTTGATCGGATAGTGAAATTTGTCATTCCTCTTCGAGGTTTGATCACCTTTTGAAAAACGTCCCGGCTGAATAAGCTGGGATGTTTTTTGTATTTTGTTTTTGAAAGGGAACTAAAATGATTTGTCCGAAATGTGGTGAAAAGTTCGATTATTACGAGCCTTGTTGCCCGTGGTGCGGGGCTTCGAAACCGGTTGAAGAACAGAAACCGGCTGGCGATGATTCGCCCAAAGAGGAATCTCAGGAAAAAGAGGACGAATGCATCACGTTTGAGTCTAAGAGAGAACATGACGGTCGTTTTGAAATTGTACGCCAGCACGTTTGCTCGATTCTGAGTCTTTGTCTTGGTCTTTTCTTATTTCGCACAGATGATATGTACTTTTTGGTTGCTTCATTACTTTTTTTGATAGGAGCTCCTTATTTATTTTTTGATACGCTTCATTCAATAAAAATTGTCCGTAAAGTCAAATGCTATAAGGATAGGTTTGTGCTGTGCTCATGTTTTGATGAACGGGCTTTTTCTTTTGATAAGGCGAATCGACCTGAAATGAAACTTAGTGTATTTGAAGGTGGCTACACAATTATTTTTCGGAACAGTCAATATCGAAAAACATTCATTGTCTGCGAACGCGATTTCCCTGAAGTTGTGAAGGCGATGAAGAATGTTTACGGCATATCGGCTGAATAAAATTTTTATTATTTAGATGAAATGGAGATGCCCGCTTCCTTCGACTGACGCTCAGGACAGGCTCCGGCGGGCATGACAAAATAAAAAAGCTGATCTTATTAATGCCTGCGGGCATGAAAAAGGAATTATTATGGATAAAATTTATCGTTCTGGTATTGGTTTTGACGTTCACAAGTTGGTGGAAGGCCGCAAGTGCATTATCGGCGGCGTGGACATCCCGTACGAAAAGGGCTTGCTCGGCCACAGCGATGCCGACGTGCTTTTGCATGCGATTAGCGATGCTTTGCTCGGGGCCGCTGGCCTTGGCGACATCGGCACGTACTTCCCGGATACGGATCCGGCATTCAAGGGCGCGGACAGCTTGGAACTCTTGCGCAAGGTCGGAGAAGAAGTCAAGAAGGCTGGCTACGAAATCATCAACATCGATAGCGTCGTGATGTGCGAGCGCCCGAAGGTAAACCCGCACAAGGAACAAATGAAGGCAAATATTGCCCGCGTGCTTGGCCTTGACGTGAAACAGATTGGTATCAAGGGCACGACGACCGAAAAGCTCGGCTTTACGGGTCGCGGCGAGGGGATCGCCAGCCAAGCCGTTGCGATGGTTGCAACGAAGGCTTAATAGCAGTCCGCTTGAGCCAAATAAAAATTCCTACTAAAAATGTAAGCTCCCCCCCCTTTGACGAATCAGAGGGGGATTTCTATTTTTTACATAGTTCTAAAAAACAGAAACAACTACGTCTCGAATCCGGACTAGCTGAAAGGCAGCGACGATGACCCCGGTAAGAGGCGCTTTTATAGGATTGACCTATGACTCTTATGATTCTCAAGATGATCGGTTGCCTCGCTCTCCTTATGTTTGGCATGAAGACGATGAGTGAAGGCTTGCAGAAACTTACTGGTGGACACCTCCGTACGGTTCTTGGAACTATGACCAAGCATAGGCTTGGTGGACTTCTTACAGGTACTGCCGTTACTGCTGCTGTGCAGTCTTCGACTGCGACTACCGTCATGACTGTTAGTTTTGTGAACGCTGGCTTGCTTACTCTTAGGCAGGCCATTCCTGTTATTATGGGCGCAAATATCGGTACGACGGCAACGGCGTGGCTCATGTCCATCTTCGGATTCCAGTTCAACATGAGTAGCGTGGTGTGGCCGTTCTTTGCGCTTGGCATTGTGCTTACTTACGTCCGCAAGAACAGTGTCAAGAGCTTTGGCGAATTTGTTTTCGGGTTCTCGTTTATGTTCCTCGGGCTCACGACTCTCCGTGAAAACGCGGTGGCGATGGACCTTTCGCATAACCAGACGATTATTGATTTCTTTGCCTCGACGGGCGGCTACGGCATCTGGAGCACGCTTTTGTTCTTGCTCCTGGGCGGTATCCTTACGATGTGCGTGCAGTCTTCGGCTGCCATCATGGCGATTACGCTTATTCTTTGCTCTAGTGGCGTGCTCCCGATTTACCAGGGAATTGCGCTTGTGATGGGCGAAAACATCGGTACGACGGTGACCTCGAACCTCGCGGCGCTTTCGGCAAGTACGCAGGCTAGGCGCGCGGCTTTGGCGCACATGCTCTTCAACGTGTTCGGTGTGGTGTGGGTGCTGATTTTGTTCCACCCGTTCGTGAACATGGTTTGCCATTTTGTCGGCTTTGACCCGGCATTTGTGCCGCAGACACAAGAAGAAATCGCTCAGGCAGGCATTCGCGTGACATACGCACTTTCCGGATTCCATACCGCATTCAACCTTTGTAACGTGCTGCTCCTCATCTGGTTCATTAAGCCGATGGAGACGCTCATCTGCAAGATCATCAAGGAAAAGGAAGACGGCGAAGATTTCCGTATCAAGTTTATCAGTGGCGGCCTCATGAGTACGGCCGAACTTTCGCTCTTTGAAGCTCGCAAGGAAATCAACGTCTTTGCAGAACGCACTCTCAAGATGTACCGCTTTTTGCCGGACCTCCTCAAGATGAAAAATGAAGAGGACTTTGTAAAGCTGTTCGCCCGCATTGAAAAGTACGAAGGTATCAGCGACAGATTTGAAATTGAAATTGGTGAATACTTGAACAAGGTCAGCGGCGGTCGCTTGAGTATCGAAAGTAAGACGATGTTGCAGTGCATGCAGAAGGAAATTTCTGAAATCGAAAGTATCGGCGATGCTTGCTACAACATGGCTCGCGCCATCAACCGCAAGTTCCATCTTGAGGAAGATTTTACCGAGGAACAGTACAGCCGCATAGAAAACATGATGAAACTTTGCGACCAGGCGCTAGTGCAGATGGTGGATGTTATCGAGGACAAGCCGCATACGAAGGCTTCGAATACGATGGCGCTTGAATTTGAAATCAACGACTACCGCAAGATGCTCAAGGACTTGAATATCGAAGATATCAATGCGCAGCGCTACAGCTACCAGATTGGCGTGCATTACATGGATGTGGTGAACGACTGCGAAAAGCTGGGGGACTACGTGGTGAACGTCGTCGAAGCGCACGTGAACCACAGATTGCTCGGAAAGTAATCGGAATGGAGCCGCAGGGAATGCGGCTCTTTCAATATTTTTATATTTGCAATTTAGTAGGTGACCTTGGCCTTTTTTAGGGGCGAAAAATGGAGGGCTATATGAAAAAAATCATGGCGTTGGCTTTTGCCTTGTTCTTTGCGGTAGCAAATGCCGCTGAAACTTACGTAGCTTCGGAAAAGATCACGCAACAGGTTCTGTCAGGGGAACTTACCCAGACCGTGTATGCTGGCGATGAAATTAAGCCGATTACGATTCTATATGAAAATACTGGCCTTGGCGAAGATGCTGTACCAGAATATTCATCGACGAACTTTTTGGAAAATTTTGGATTGTCGAAAAGGTGGGTGGGCTCTAGATGTGAAATTGCGGGAGAGATGAGAGATGATATTCCCGCTGATACGTACAATGCTTTTATCGTCGTCCGGGACAATGAAGGCAAGTTCGCCAAGACTGAGTTCAAGTTCACTGTGCTGGAAAAAGAAGAAACGTTGTCTTTAAAATGGAATAAAAGTAGCGGTGACGTGAATCAGAAAGTCACTGCGGGTAAGTCTATTACACCTATCGTTTTCGATTACGAGGGATTAACAAGTTATAGCGTGAGTGGACTCCCGTCTGGACTTGTAAAGAATATTGATGAAAAAAAACATAAAATCATGATTGTCGGCTCTGTAAATAGCGATGTAATGTCTGGTGATTATGAATACAAAGTCACTGTTAAGAACGACCAAGGCGATGAAAAGAGCATGTCGGGAACGATTGTTGTGAAAAGTGGCAAGGCTCGCACATCAATAAAACTTGTTAGTGAAAAAGCAAGACAGGAAGTCCTGGCGGGCAATGAGATTGAGCCTGTCGTGTTCGAGTTTGCAAATGTTCATGTCGATGAAAGTTTATCTTCATTTAAGTTCGAAGGATCGTTAAAAGGATCGTTTGTGTATAGTGTAGAAGAAAATAAGCTCACGTGCAGTGGAACTGTCGATGAAAATTTGAAGGGTGGATTATACACGATAAGAATTATTGCAATTGGTGAAAATAACAATGATACCGCTTTTGCAAACGTTGATGTGATTCATAAGTCTGTAGAGACGAAGGTATATGTCATTGAAAATGAAACGCAGTCGCTGACTGCCGGCGATTCTATCAAGCCGATTGTTTTCAAGGTAGAACATGGCTCTAATCCTGAGCTTACGAATTTCCCGGGTGGTTACGAGCTTAAAAAAGATGGTAATACGGTGACTATTACAGGGCTGGTTGAAGAAAATGCTAAGGGCCCGTATACGGTCACGCTCACTGTAAAAGGTGCTGATAATGATGCTTCTGCTGAGGCTACTATTAATGTCACTCCTGTGGAACTGAAGTTTGAACTTGTCGAAGGTAGTGATGACCAAACGGTTGTTGCCGGTGAAGCGATTACCCCGATTGTCTATGCGTACGATCATGTGAAATCTATTAACGGTAAGGGTTTCCCTGCTGATTTGAAGGTGGAACAAGATAAAGAAAAAAAGCAAGTTAAGATTTATGGAACTGTGGATCCTAAAATGGCGGCCTATGAATACGTTTATTGGTTCGAACTGACGGATTATTATGGAGAAACAAAGACTGTAACGGGCAAGATTAATGTCGTTGCATCTATTGACGATATTTCGTCTTCGTCGAGTTCGGCAACGAGTAGTAGCTCTGCCGTGCAGTCCTGCTCTAGCGTTGTGGCATCTTCGAGCTCGGAGGTTGCTTCTTCAAGCTCTGCAGAGGTCCTGTCTTCTAGCTGTTCTGCACAGTCCAGCAGCTCTGCTGTGCAGTCCAGCTCTAGCGTTGTGGTATCTTCGAGCTCTGTGGTTTCCTCTTCAAGTTCTGAACCTTCTTCAAGTTCCGCAAAGTCCAGCTCTAGCGAAAAGGCCGAATCCTCTTCGAGCGAAAAGACTACTGGGATTGCGACGGTGGCGATGAACAGCGTGAAGTTTGGCTATGCAAACAATGTGCTGACGGTTGCTGTGCCCACATCTTCGATGGTGCATGTGCAAGTGTTCGACTTGACCGGTCATCTGGTCGAAACGTTTGCAGAATCTGTGAATGGCGCAAAGAGCATTAGTCTCGCTCATTTGAACCGTGGCAATTATCTTGTGCGAGTCGAAAGCAACAGCATGGTTCGTACCGCAAGAATTGCCGTGAAATAAAGACTTGGCAATGCAAAAAAGGCTCCG
It encodes the following:
- the ispF gene encoding 2-C-methyl-D-erythritol 2,4-cyclodiphosphate synthase; translation: MDKIYRSGIGFDVHKLVEGRKCIIGGVDIPYEKGLLGHSDADVLLHAISDALLGAAGLGDIGTYFPDTDPAFKGADSLELLRKVGEEVKKAGYEIINIDSVVMCERPKVNPHKEQMKANIARVLGLDVKQIGIKGTTTEKLGFTGRGEGIASQAVAMVATKA
- a CDS encoding Na/Pi cotransporter family protein, which codes for MTLMILKMIGCLALLMFGMKTMSEGLQKLTGGHLRTVLGTMTKHRLGGLLTGTAVTAAVQSSTATTVMTVSFVNAGLLTLRQAIPVIMGANIGTTATAWLMSIFGFQFNMSSVVWPFFALGIVLTYVRKNSVKSFGEFVFGFSFMFLGLTTLRENAVAMDLSHNQTIIDFFASTGGYGIWSTLLFLLLGGILTMCVQSSAAIMAITLILCSSGVLPIYQGIALVMGENIGTTVTSNLAALSASTQARRAALAHMLFNVFGVVWVLILFHPFVNMVCHFVGFDPAFVPQTQEEIAQAGIRVTYALSGFHTAFNLCNVLLLIWFIKPMETLICKIIKEKEDGEDFRIKFISGGLMSTAELSLFEARKEINVFAERTLKMYRFLPDLLKMKNEEDFVKLFARIEKYEGISDRFEIEIGEYLNKVSGGRLSIESKTMLQCMQKEISEIESIGDACYNMARAINRKFHLEEDFTEEQYSRIENMMKLCDQALVQMVDVIEDKPHTKASNTMALEFEINDYRKMLKDLNIEDINAQRYSYQIGVHYMDVVNDCEKLGDYVVNVVEAHVNHRLLGK
- a CDS encoding T9SS type A sorting domain-containing protein; its protein translation is MKKIMALAFALFFAVANAAETYVASEKITQQVLSGELTQTVYAGDEIKPITILYENTGLGEDAVPEYSSTNFLENFGLSKRWVGSRCEIAGEMRDDIPADTYNAFIVVRDNEGKFAKTEFKFTVLEKEETLSLKWNKSSGDVNQKVTAGKSITPIVFDYEGLTSYSVSGLPSGLVKNIDEKKHKIMIVGSVNSDVMSGDYEYKVTVKNDQGDEKSMSGTIVVKSGKARTSIKLVSEKARQEVLAGNEIEPVVFEFANVHVDESLSSFKFEGSLKGSFVYSVEENKLTCSGTVDENLKGGLYTIRIIAIGENNNDTAFANVDVIHKSVETKVYVIENETQSLTAGDSIKPIVFKVEHGSNPELTNFPGGYELKKDGNTVTITGLVEENAKGPYTVTLTVKGADNDASAEATINVTPVELKFELVEGSDDQTVVAGEAITPIVYAYDHVKSINGKGFPADLKVEQDKEKKQVKIYGTVDPKMAAYEYVYWFELTDYYGETKTVTGKINVVASIDDISSSSSSATSSSSAVQSCSSVVASSSSEVASSSSAEVLSSSCSAQSSSSAVQSSSSVVVSSSSVVSSSSSEPSSSSAKSSSSEKAESSSSEKTTGIATVAMNSVKFGYANNVLTVAVPTSSMVHVQVFDLTGHLVETFAESVNGAKSISLAHLNRGNYLVRVESNSMVRTARIAVK